From the Saccharobesus litoralis genome, one window contains:
- a CDS encoding carbohydrate-binding protein, with translation MFKTKRSLLSSSIAISFALFGAKAYADTIQLQAEAFVNSGGTYQDGQPNPVTIYNVNGQGAINFINAGDYVDYNVTAEGGEYEIEYLVGTSVQSGPNIEVLVNVNGAWQSQGSVAVPYGSWDDFQSLTPAHTVTLPAGSSTVRLLAVGSTWQWNLESFSLTQVTPIPPVGDSDNDGVNDDVDQCPNTPAGTAVDATGCQTGGGSQPSGDSFVIEMEAFDSTGSDDPRAQGVVVGERGYPQDKHTVVDSVQTTDWVDYTINFPSSGNYSISMLASGQTDHATAILFVDGSQINEVPVHTGNQADFADFTLASSLYISAGTHTIRVQAGSSTGTFSWLWFGDALTFTNLDGGNGGEPNQDADNDGVVDNSDVCPNTPVGETTDANGCSASQLDDDNDGVYNNLDQCPATAPGAQVDANGCEIIIDNDTDNDGVNNSVDQCPNTPPGATVDANGCEIIFADADNDGVQDSQDFCPNTPAGEAVNGSGCGASQLDDDNDGVMNNVDQCPNTPAGTQVDATGCEADNGGQPPSGGYDHDGQGLLWSRVDGATNFAGEAGYVANPPNYDVTTDLLETDDAIRGNSTEVFRGEIYDADGHISFYEHIDDSVRLYIDGQLVLSNDSWENSSQTTDLNLTPGWHNFELRLGNADGGSGAVSGIGFGIDIDGGTNFVHPSNLSPSLFRSSGQVVVDPILPPPGGIYIQLEDFDETGTVGRVASDPNDGFVVGESNVGWVTNGDYGKYHNVFLEAGTYRAFITVSTPAGGSYGARIDINGEPFAWGYFDSTGGWDVAAEYELYGGDLVVDSTGNHTVHVEAIGGSDWQWSGDFVRFAKVSDSTAKQPRVYNPNEHTVAEIQGPATGLQYLKPPVDIPLANQVLKSDVWYTYPQNRNLVVDGETPYADFGATGAFWGHPPEHDFYDDTVIMDWAVNVVDDFQSEGFEYTARGEFDWGYGWFTEFTTNPQPHYVQTLDGRNVRMTFMGYLSHDGYNNNWLSNHSPAFVPFMKSQVDQLLKANPDKLMFDTQTNSTRSTDMRDFGGDFSPYAMANFRTWLSKKYSNAELVAMGINDVNSFDYGDYLRGQGVTHTAWSNAGDRLEGNIPLLEDFIYFNRDVWNQKFAEVLDYIRQQRPNIEIGASTHLFESRGYIFNENITFLSGELNLGARTTIAELPTNILVHLKGAQAVDKTLAYFPYPWEFDELRIQNAPRFGRGWVAQAYAYGGLFSIPANVWVGGEVFTWSPGADNYRDIYQFVRAKANLLDGYTSYAKAGYVHAMFSSMKAGFIDGGNQVQSSVKILTEDNINFDMLVFGDAGYPVVPRQADFDKFEHIFFDGDLNYLTAEQQAVLDAQGSKVRHIGQRGAIAGLQINVSVNGSVSNETVSAVSRIHETNTSAPYVVHLVNRPFANGVTPILNNVEVAIPASYFPEPVSSATLHLPDGTTTTVGVTNNANGDAVIAVSNLEVWGILELAH, from the coding sequence ATGTTTAAAACAAAGCGTTCTCTGCTGAGTTCAAGCATTGCAATATCATTTGCATTGTTTGGTGCTAAGGCTTATGCAGACACTATACAACTGCAAGCTGAAGCATTTGTTAACTCAGGCGGTACCTATCAAGACGGCCAACCTAATCCAGTTACTATCTATAATGTTAATGGCCAAGGTGCGATTAACTTTATTAACGCTGGAGATTATGTTGATTACAACGTTACTGCTGAAGGCGGCGAATACGAAATTGAATATTTAGTTGGAACCAGTGTTCAGTCAGGGCCTAACATTGAAGTATTAGTTAATGTTAACGGCGCTTGGCAAAGTCAAGGTTCGGTTGCGGTTCCTTACGGTAGTTGGGACGATTTTCAATCGTTAACTCCAGCGCATACCGTCACTTTACCGGCAGGTTCTTCAACGGTGCGTTTACTAGCCGTTGGTTCAACTTGGCAATGGAATTTAGAGTCTTTCTCGTTAACTCAAGTCACGCCAATCCCACCTGTTGGTGATTCTGATAATGACGGTGTTAATGATGATGTCGACCAATGTCCAAATACACCTGCAGGTACCGCAGTTGATGCAACAGGTTGTCAAACCGGCGGTGGCAGTCAGCCTAGCGGCGATTCATTTGTCATTGAAATGGAAGCCTTTGACTCAACCGGCAGTGATGATCCGCGCGCACAAGGCGTGGTAGTCGGTGAGCGTGGCTACCCGCAAGACAAACATACAGTGGTCGATAGCGTACAAACCACTGATTGGGTCGACTATACAATTAACTTCCCGAGTTCAGGTAATTACAGCATTAGCATGTTGGCATCAGGCCAAACCGATCATGCAACGGCAATTCTGTTTGTCGATGGTTCACAAATTAATGAAGTGCCGGTACACACAGGAAACCAAGCTGATTTCGCCGACTTTACGTTGGCTAGTTCGCTATACATAAGTGCAGGCACACACACTATACGTGTGCAAGCGGGCAGCTCTACCGGCACCTTTAGCTGGTTATGGTTTGGTGATGCTTTAACCTTTACCAACCTTGATGGTGGTAATGGTGGTGAGCCTAACCAAGATGCTGACAACGATGGTGTAGTCGATAATTCAGATGTTTGTCCGAATACGCCAGTAGGCGAAACGACAGATGCTAACGGTTGTAGCGCTTCGCAATTAGATGATGATAACGATGGCGTATATAACAACCTTGATCAATGTCCTGCAACAGCTCCGGGTGCACAGGTTGATGCCAATGGTTGTGAAATCATTATCGACAACGATACTGATAATGATGGTGTTAACAACAGCGTCGATCAATGTCCAAATACTCCGCCAGGCGCAACTGTAGATGCCAATGGTTGTGAAATTATCTTTGCTGATGCCGATAATGACGGCGTGCAAGACTCACAAGATTTTTGTCCGAACACCCCAGCTGGCGAGGCGGTTAATGGCTCAGGTTGTGGCGCTTCGCAACTGGATGACGACAACGACGGCGTGATGAACAATGTTGATCAATGTCCTAATACGCCAGCCGGTACTCAGGTTGATGCAACAGGGTGTGAAGCCGACAATGGTGGTCAGCCTCCTAGTGGTGGCTACGATCACGATGGCCAAGGTTTGTTGTGGAGCCGAGTGGACGGCGCAACTAACTTTGCAGGCGAAGCTGGATATGTGGCTAACCCGCCTAACTATGATGTGACTACAGACTTGTTAGAAACAGATGATGCTATTCGTGGTAATTCAACCGAAGTGTTCCGCGGTGAAATTTACGATGCTGACGGCCATATCTCGTTCTATGAACATATTGATGACAGTGTGCGTTTATACATTGACGGTCAACTCGTGCTGAGCAACGACAGTTGGGAAAATTCATCACAAACTACAGATTTAAATTTAACTCCAGGTTGGCATAACTTTGAATTAAGGCTGGGTAATGCTGACGGTGGCAGTGGTGCAGTCAGTGGTATCGGCTTTGGTATTGATATTGACGGCGGTACTAACTTTGTTCACCCAAGTAACTTAAGCCCAAGCTTGTTTAGATCGAGTGGTCAAGTGGTGGTTGACCCAATTTTACCGCCTCCAGGTGGTATTTATATTCAACTCGAAGACTTTGATGAAACGGGTACAGTTGGCCGAGTGGCGAGTGATCCGAACGATGGTTTTGTGGTTGGAGAATCCAATGTTGGTTGGGTGACCAATGGTGACTATGGTAAGTATCACAATGTGTTTCTTGAAGCAGGTACATATCGAGCCTTTATTACTGTGTCGACCCCAGCGGGTGGTAGCTATGGTGCGCGTATTGATATTAATGGCGAACCTTTTGCTTGGGGCTATTTTGACAGCACAGGTGGCTGGGATGTGGCCGCGGAATATGAGCTGTACGGTGGTGATTTAGTGGTAGATAGCACAGGTAACCACACAGTACATGTGGAAGCAATTGGTGGTTCAGATTGGCAGTGGAGTGGTGATTTTGTGCGCTTTGCTAAAGTGAGCGACAGCACAGCCAAACAACCGCGTGTTTATAATCCGAACGAGCACACAGTGGCCGAGATTCAAGGCCCAGCAACTGGATTGCAATACTTAAAACCGCCGGTTGATATTCCACTTGCGAACCAAGTATTGAAGTCAGATGTGTGGTACACCTATCCGCAAAATCGCAATTTAGTGGTCGATGGTGAAACGCCTTATGCCGACTTTGGTGCCACCGGTGCGTTTTGGGGACACCCACCAGAGCATGATTTCTACGACGATACTGTCATTATGGACTGGGCGGTCAACGTAGTTGACGACTTCCAAAGTGAAGGGTTTGAATATACCGCTCGTGGTGAGTTTGACTGGGGCTATGGTTGGTTTACTGAGTTTACGACTAATCCACAACCTCACTATGTACAAACCCTAGATGGTCGCAATGTACGCATGACTTTTATGGGTTACTTAAGCCATGATGGTTACAACAACAATTGGTTGAGTAACCACAGCCCAGCATTTGTGCCTTTCATGAAATCACAAGTGGATCAGCTGTTAAAAGCCAATCCGGACAAGTTGATGTTTGATACGCAAACTAACTCAACCCGTTCGACCGATATGCGTGACTTTGGCGGTGACTTTTCACCTTATGCCATGGCTAACTTCCGCACTTGGTTGTCGAAAAAATACAGCAATGCTGAGTTAGTGGCCATGGGCATTAATGATGTTAATAGCTTTGATTATGGCGATTACTTACGTGGCCAAGGTGTAACACACACGGCTTGGTCAAACGCAGGTGATAGACTAGAAGGTAATATTCCATTACTTGAAGACTTCATCTACTTTAACCGTGATGTTTGGAACCAGAAATTTGCTGAGGTGTTGGATTACATTCGCCAGCAACGTCCTAACATTGAAATTGGCGCTAGCACCCACTTGTTTGAATCGCGTGGTTATATCTTTAATGAAAATATCACCTTCTTATCGGGCGAGCTTAACCTAGGTGCGAGAACCACAATTGCTGAGTTACCGACTAACATTTTGGTACATTTAAAAGGCGCACAAGCGGTTGATAAAACCTTAGCTTACTTCCCATATCCTTGGGAATTTGACGAGCTGCGTATACAAAATGCGCCGCGCTTTGGTCGTGGCTGGGTAGCGCAAGCTTATGCTTATGGCGGTTTATTCTCTATACCTGCTAATGTTTGGGTAGGTGGTGAAGTATTTACTTGGTCACCGGGAGCGGATAACTACCGTGATATTTACCAGTTTGTTCGCGCCAAAGCTAACTTGTTAGATGGCTATACCTCGTATGCTAAAGCTGGATATGTACACGCCATGTTCTCGTCGATGAAAGCCGGATTTATTGATGGTGGTAACCAAGTGCAATCGAGCGTTAAGATCTTAACGGAAGATAATATCAACTTTGACATGCTAGTGTTTGGTGATGCCGGCTACCCTGTGGTGCCACGCCAAGCGGACTTTGATAAGTTTGAGCATATCTTCTTTGATGGCGATTTGAACTACCTAACCGCTGAGCAACAAGCTGTATTGGATGCGCAAGGCAGCAAGGTGCGTCATATTGGTCAGCGTGGGGCAATAGCAGGCTTACAAATCAACGTGAGTGTTAATGGCAGTGTGTCTAACGAAACCGTATCTGCGGTATCGCGTATTCACGAGACCAACACATCAGCACCTTATGTTGTGCATTTGGTTAACCGTCCGTTTGCTAACGGCGTAACCCCCATTTTGAACAATGTTGAAGTGGCTATTCCAGCCAGCTATTTCCCTGAGCCAGTCAGCTCAGCGACATTGCATTTACCTGACGGTACTACCACTACCGTCGGCGTAACCAACAACGCCAATGGCGATGCGGTTATCGCCGTGAGTAACTTAGAAGTGTGGGGTATTTTAGAATTAGCTCATTAA
- a CDS encoding Fic family protein encodes MRQDSTEKQRVIKYVSTCKTPVSISEIKVATDFQVDNRTVQRWLNQATEQGVVVTLGQRKSRKYIGTITPRKPSFKFLEGLPSSKQAELLSMLRTMWTHNSTALEGNTLNLGETRFILSEGLTVSGKPLKDHKEIVGHATAIDILYDMLDHELTVDKIKQLHKAVQTDIVFDIDKPYGDFKVVPNGTYLLLEDNSSVYHAYSRPTDVAKLTQGLVEYIGSCQPENINQAIKMYATAHLVFGQIHPFWDGNGRIARLIANLILLRSGYAPLIIPATRRLEYIAILSNYSAKHKAPSVGEPLFHSGKELDAFSDFCQECYQETINLIESIQDE; translated from the coding sequence ATGCGACAAGATTCCACTGAAAAACAACGCGTAATCAAGTATGTAAGTACTTGTAAAACCCCAGTTTCCATTAGTGAAATTAAAGTAGCAACTGACTTCCAAGTTGATAACCGTACCGTGCAGCGTTGGTTAAACCAAGCCACTGAGCAAGGGGTTGTTGTCACTTTAGGTCAGCGAAAATCGCGTAAATACATAGGTACAATAACACCACGCAAACCCTCATTTAAATTCTTAGAAGGGTTACCTAGCTCTAAGCAAGCAGAATTGTTAAGCATGCTACGAACTATGTGGACTCACAATTCGACAGCTTTAGAAGGTAATACCCTTAACTTAGGTGAAACACGATTTATTTTAAGTGAAGGTTTAACCGTATCAGGGAAGCCATTAAAAGACCATAAAGAGATTGTTGGGCATGCAACAGCAATCGATATTCTTTACGATATGCTCGATCACGAACTGACAGTCGATAAAATCAAGCAGCTGCATAAAGCTGTACAAACCGATATCGTATTCGATATCGACAAACCTTATGGTGACTTTAAAGTCGTACCCAATGGCACTTATTTGTTATTAGAAGATAATTCAAGTGTATACCACGCTTACTCTCGACCAACAGATGTTGCCAAGCTAACGCAAGGCTTAGTCGAATATATCGGTTCCTGTCAGCCGGAAAACATCAATCAGGCAATAAAAATGTATGCCACTGCTCATTTAGTGTTTGGACAGATACACCCATTTTGGGATGGCAATGGTCGTATTGCACGATTGATCGCTAATCTGATTTTACTCAGATCTGGATATGCCCCATTAATAATCCCCGCCACACGTCGACTTGAATATATTGCCATATTGTCCAATTACAGTGCCAAGCACAAAGCTCCTAGTGTAGGCGAGCCTTTATTCCATTCAGGAAAAGAGTTAGATGCATTTAGTGATTTTTGCCAAGAATGTTATCAGGAGACAATAAACCTAATTGAAAGTATTCAAGACGAATAA